The Nostoc sp. 'Lobaria pulmonaria (5183) cyanobiont' genome window below encodes:
- the nifK gene encoding nitrogenase molybdenum-iron protein subunit beta has product MPQNPEKIQDHVELFHQPEYKQLFKNKKQFENGHEAEEVERVSEWTKGWDYREKNFAREALTVNPAKGCQPLGAIFAAVGFEGTLPFVQGSQGCVAYFRSHLTRHYKEPFSGVSSSMTEDAAVFGGLQNMIDGLANSYQLYKPKMIAVCTTCMAEVIGDDLQSFINNAKEAGSVPQDFPVPYAHTPSFVGSHITGYDNMMKGILSNLTAGHKKETSNGKINFIPGFDTYVGNNREIKRIASLFGLDYTILADNSDYLDSPNTGEFNMYPGGTKIEDAEDSINAKATIALQSHSTLKTREYIEKEWKQPTAVCRPWGIKGTDELLMKISELSGLPIPEQLEIERGQAVDAMTDSHSWIHGKRFAIYGEPDLVYSVVGFMLEMGAEPVHILVHNSNDVFEAEMKELLASSPFGRNATLWPGKDLWHMRSLMFTEPVDFLVGNTYGKYLWRDTKTPLVRIGYPIMDRHHLHRYATIGYQGIINLLNWTVNTLFEEIDRNTNTPSKTDISYDLIR; this is encoded by the coding sequence ATGCCTCAGAATCCAGAAAAAATTCAAGACCACGTAGAGTTATTCCACCAACCAGAGTACAAACAGCTATTTAAAAACAAAAAGCAGTTTGAAAACGGTCACGAAGCCGAAGAAGTAGAACGGGTTTCAGAGTGGACAAAGGGTTGGGATTATCGTGAAAAGAACTTCGCTCGTGAAGCTTTAACCGTTAACCCTGCTAAAGGTTGTCAACCACTAGGAGCAATCTTTGCTGCTGTTGGTTTTGAAGGTACTCTACCTTTTGTTCAAGGTTCTCAAGGTTGCGTTGCTTACTTCCGCAGCCACTTAACCCGTCACTACAAAGAACCATTCTCTGGTGTATCTTCTTCAATGACTGAAGATGCAGCCGTATTTGGTGGTCTGCAAAACATGATTGACGGCTTGGCGAACTCTTACCAACTCTACAAGCCCAAGATGATCGCTGTCTGCACCACCTGTATGGCAGAAGTAATTGGTGATGACTTACAGTCTTTCATCAACAACGCCAAGGAAGCTGGTTCAGTTCCTCAAGATTTCCCAGTACCCTACGCTCACACCCCTAGTTTTGTTGGCTCCCACATCACTGGTTACGACAACATGATGAAGGGAATTCTTTCTAACCTGACAGCAGGTCATAAGAAAGAAACCAGCAATGGTAAAATCAACTTCATCCCAGGTTTTGACACCTATGTAGGCAACAACCGCGAAATCAAGCGGATTGCTTCGCTGTTCGGCTTAGACTACACCATTCTAGCCGACAACAGCGACTACCTAGATTCACCCAACACAGGTGAGTTCAATATGTACCCAGGTGGTACAAAGATTGAAGATGCAGAAGATTCAATTAATGCTAAAGCGACAATTGCTCTGCAATCACACTCCACCCTCAAGACTCGTGAGTACATCGAAAAAGAGTGGAAGCAACCAACCGCAGTTTGCCGTCCTTGGGGTATTAAGGGTACTGATGAGTTGTTGATGAAAATCAGCGAACTTAGTGGTTTACCCATTCCCGAACAATTGGAAATTGAACGCGGTCAGGCTGTTGATGCCATGACTGACTCCCACTCATGGATTCACGGCAAGCGCTTCGCTATCTACGGCGAACCAGATTTAGTATACAGCGTAGTTGGCTTTATGCTGGAAATGGGTGCTGAACCTGTGCATATCTTGGTTCACAACAGCAACGACGTATTTGAAGCAGAAATGAAAGAACTGCTTGCTTCTAGCCCCTTCGGTAGGAATGCAACTCTTTGGCCTGGTAAAGACTTGTGGCACATGCGTTCTCTAATGTTCACCGAACCAGTAGACTTCCTGGTTGGTAACACCTACGGTAAGTACCTGTGGCGCGATACCAAGACTCCCCTCGTGAGAATCGGCTACCCCATCATGGATCGCCACCACCTACACCGCTACGCCACCATTGGTTATCAAGGTATAATCAACCTCCTCAACTGGACTGTAAATACCCTGTTTGAAGAAATTGATCGCAACACCAACACTCCTTCTAAGACAGATATTTCCTACGACTTGATTCGTTAG